A single genomic interval of Zingiber officinale cultivar Zhangliang chromosome 4A, Zo_v1.1, whole genome shotgun sequence harbors:
- the LOC121970060 gene encoding transcription factor bHLH167-like isoform X1, translated as MKSNSAREGTKLERKTLEKNRRILMKNLCMKLASLIPKQHCDRTKDMLSQQDHLDQATSYIKTLRARIEKMKERRGRKMNIQELDIEIDSGTTSSEFKLPVLEIRHQDSDLEVVLVSGQEKRFMFHEVISILEEEGAQVINANFSIVGKKIFYTLHSQPVSSRLGLDASRITERLNQLIR; from the exons ATGAAGAGCAACAGCGCCCGCGAGGGTACTAAGTTGGAGCGGAAGACGTTGGAGAAGAACCGCCGGATCCTGATGAAGAACTTGTGCATGAAGCTCGCTTCCCTCATCCCCAAACAGCATTGCGACAGAACAAAG GATATGTTGAGCCAACAAGATCATTTGGATCAAGCCACATCTTATATCAAAACTCTTAGAGCAAGGATTGAGAAGATGAAGGAGAGGAGGGGCCGAAAGATGAACATCCAAGAATTGGACATAGAAATTGACAGTGGGACTACATCATCAGAGTTCAAATTGCCCGTCCTCGAAATAAGGCACCAGGATTCCGACTTAGAGGTGGTTCTTGTAAGCGGGCAGGAGAAGAGGTTCATGTTCCACGAGGTGATTAGTattcttgaggaagaaggagcacAAGTTATCAATGCCAACTTCTCCATTGTGGGTAAAAAAATCTTCTACACATTGCATTCCCAG CCAGTGAGCTCCAGACTGGGGCTAGATGCTTCAAGAATAACTGAGAGATTGAACCAACTGATCAGATGA
- the LOC121970060 gene encoding transcription factor bHLH167-like isoform X2: MKSNSAREGTKLERKTLEKNRRILMKNLCMKLASLIPKQHCDRTKDMLSQQDHLDQATSYIKTLRARIEKMKERRGRKMNIQELDIEIDSGTTSSEFKLPVLEIRHQDSDLEVVLVSGQEKRFMFHEVISILEEEGAQVINANFSIVGKKIFYTLHSQIWLNELLLRCCSQ; the protein is encoded by the exons ATGAAGAGCAACAGCGCCCGCGAGGGTACTAAGTTGGAGCGGAAGACGTTGGAGAAGAACCGCCGGATCCTGATGAAGAACTTGTGCATGAAGCTCGCTTCCCTCATCCCCAAACAGCATTGCGACAGAACAAAG GATATGTTGAGCCAACAAGATCATTTGGATCAAGCCACATCTTATATCAAAACTCTTAGAGCAAGGATTGAGAAGATGAAGGAGAGGAGGGGCCGAAAGATGAACATCCAAGAATTGGACATAGAAATTGACAGTGGGACTACATCATCAGAGTTCAAATTGCCCGTCCTCGAAATAAGGCACCAGGATTCCGACTTAGAGGTGGTTCTTGTAAGCGGGCAGGAGAAGAGGTTCATGTTCCACGAGGTGATTAGTattcttgaggaagaaggagcacAAGTTATCAATGCCAACTTCTCCATTGTGGGTAAAAAAATCTTCTACACATTGCATTCCCAG ATTTGGCTTAACGAACTGCTGCTTCGTTGTTGCAGCCAGTGA